Proteins found in one Carassius auratus strain Wakin chromosome 42, ASM336829v1, whole genome shotgun sequence genomic segment:
- the LOC113060881 gene encoding syntaxin-11-like, whose amino-acid sequence MRDRLVELGGVPTKEHREEDQVDSREDVDSGEFEQHAVVFEGEDVMEEVLREAQSIQKEITQLRVEVKKLGKQNTRFLTSVRRMSSIKRDSNSIARNIKTKGEKLYARIQKMDKLCKDLEEKHGAHSALTRMVRGQFISITGSFHEAMNEYNCAEMVQRDNCKTRIQRQAEIMGKEVTGDQIEEMIETGKWNVFSDDLLTDGRTARSALNEIENRHKELLELESRIRDIHDLFFQLALLVEEQGLMVNNIEANVHATQDFVAKAAAKIGEAVRYQKKNPCRQLFCCCFPCCNK is encoded by the coding sequence ATGAGAGACAGGCTGGTTGAACTGGGAGGTGTTCCCACCAAAGAGCACAGAGAGGAAGACCAAGTAGACAGCAGAGAGGATGTGGACAGCGGTGAATTTGAGCAGCATGCCGTGGTGTTCGAGGGCGAGGACGTCATGGAGGAGGTTTTAAGAGAAGCCCAGTCCATCCAGAAAGAAATCACCCAACTCCGTGTGGAGGTGAAAAAACTGGGCAAGCAGAACACGCGCTTTCTCACCTCCGTCCGACGCATGAGCAGCATCAAACGTGACTCGAACTCGATCGCACGCAACATCAAAACTAAAGGGGAGAAACTGTATGCTCGGATACAGAAGATGGATAAACTTTGTAAAGATCTGGAGGAGAAACACGGAGCTCATTCGGCTTTGACGCGCATGGTACGCGGCCAGTTCATCTCTATAACGGGGTCTTTTCATGAAGCCATGAATGAGTACAACTGTGCCGAAATGGTGCAGAGGGACAACTGCAAGACTCGCATCCAAAGGCAAGCAGAGATCATGGGTAAAGAAGTGACTGGAGATCAAATCGAAGAAATGATCGAGACGGGCAAGTGGAATGTCTTCTCTGACGACTTGCTCACAGATGGGCGCACCGCTCGCTCCGCGCTCAACGAGATCGAGAATCGCCATAAGGAGCTTTTGGAGTTAGAGAGTCGCATCAGAGACATCCATGATCTGTTTTTCCAGCTGGCCTTACTGGTGGAGGAACAAGGACTCATGGTGAACAACATTGAGGCCAATGTACATGCCACCCAAGACTTTGTGGCCAAAGCCGCAGCTAAGATAGGGGAAGCTGTCAGATATCAGAAGAAAAACCCTTGTCGACAGCTCTTCTGTTGCTGTTTTCCATGTTGCAATAAATGA